Genomic window (Egicoccus halophilus):
GAACGCTCGAGGTCCAGTGACCCCGGTGGGCGCCGGCGGCGGGGGCACCTGCCGCCGGCGCCTCGTCGCTGCCGCCCGGCCGTACTGCGCCGGCCACCGGTCTTCCGCCGCTCCGCCTTACGTGCCCCTCGTGCTGCTGCACGTCTCGGTGGTCGTCCGCATCGGCGCGGACCTCGCGGCCTCGCATCCGCTGCGCGAGCCGGCGCTGCACGGCCAACGTGGCCGCCCTCGTCCTGTTCGTCGTCCTCACCGTCCGCGCGGCGACGCGCCGCGACGCCGTCCCCGTCCCCGTCCCCGGAGTCCCGACGTGACGACCCTTCCCGCGTCCCTGCCGGCCTTCTCCGCCGGCCACGGCCGTCGCCGTGGCGCGTCGCCGTTCGGCGCGGCGGCACCCAGCATCGTGCTCGCGCTGGGCTACCTGCTGGCACTGCTCGTCTGGCTCGCGTTCGGCGACGCGCTGCCCGGCGGGCGCTGGTTCTCGGTGCACCTGTTCACGCTCGGCGTGCTGACCAACCTGGTGCTGACCTTCAGCGAGCACTTCGGCCGTACCGTCACCCGCACGGTCGGCGAGCGGCCGGCCTGGTGGCCGCTGATCACCAACGCCGGCATCCTGGGCGTGCTGGTCGGTCTGCCGTCGGGGCGACGCTGGCTGCTGGTGGCGGGCGCGACCACGCTGACCGTGTCCGTGTTCGTCGCCTACTGGCGCATCCGTCGCATGCGCCATGCCGCCGTCGGCGCCCGGTTCGGCTGGATCGCGCGTGTCTACGAGCGCGCGCACGGCGCCTTCATCCACGGGGCGATCCTGGGCGCCCTGCTCGGCAGCGGCGTGCTGACGGGACGCTGGTACGGCGCCGGCCGGATCGCACACCTGCACGCGAACATCCTCGGTTGGGGCGGCCTGACCCTGCTCGCCACCCTCGTCTTCTTCGGTCCGACGATGGCGCGCACCCGCATCGAGGAGGGCGCCGACGCGCGGGCCGCACGCTGGCTGCGACCCGGCGCCACGGGCCTGAGCGCCGCGGTGCTGCTCTTGCTGCTCACCGGGCTGGTCGGCTGGGGCGGCACGGCGGCGCGCCTGGCCTCTGCGGCGGCGGTCGCGGTGTACGCCCTCGCCGCCACGGTCGTCTGCGTCCCGGTCGCGCGGGCCGTCGCCCGCGCACCGCGTCGTACGGCCGCCCAGCCGCTGGTGTGGAGCGTCGCCGTCGCCTTCCCCCTGGTCGCCTGGGTCGACGCCGCGGTGCTCGCGACCGGCACCTGGCGCTGGCTGGACGCGGTCGGCGCCGCGGCCCTGACCGCCGTGCTGGCGCAGGCGGTGATCGCGACGCTGGTCTACCTCGCCCCGATGCTGCGGGGCCGCAGCACCGGTGCACGGGAGGTCATCACGCGTCGGCTCGAGGTCGGTGCGCGCACCAGGGCGGCGGTGCTCGCCCTCGGCGCCACGGCCGTGACCGTCGCCGCCGCGCGTGTGGCCGTCGGGCTGCCGCTGGTCGCGCTGGGCTGGACGTTGCTGGCCGCCACGGTCGTGGCCACGCTCGCAACCGCGCTCTGGCCGATCCGGTCCCCCGGAGGAATCCCGCAGCCCGGCTCCGCCGTCCGTGGTGACGGGCGCTGACGGCCGTACGCTGCGGCGTGGAGACGAAGGAGGGCGAGGTGGGCGACCCGGCGTGCTGGCTCGACCGCGTGTGTGACCGCTGCGGCGCGCTCGTCGAGGGTCCGGCGCAGGAGCACCGGTGTCCGTCGGCCTCCGCGCCCGACGACGATCGCCCCCGGCGATGAAGCTCACGCTCGGCCGGCGGGCGGACTACAGCGTCCGTGCCGTGCTCGACCTCGCCCGGCACCATGGCCGCGGCCGGCGCACGGCGCGGGCCATCGCGGCGGAGATGGCCGTCCCGGCGACGTACCTGCCCGCGTTGCTCGCGGAACTGGTCCGGGCCGAGCTCGTGGTCTCTGTCGCCGGCCGCAGCGGTGGCTACGAACTGGCGCGGGCGCCGGAGACCATCTCGCTGCTCGAGGTCATCGAGGCGGTCGACGAGGACCCGCCCCGTGAGTGCGTGCTGCGGGGCGGACCGTGCCGCTGGCAGGATGCCTGTGCGGTCCACGAACCACTCGGTGAGGCCCGCGAGGCGCTGCGGGCGTCCCTGGCGGGCGCCACCTTCGCGGAGCTGGTGCGACGGGACCGAGAGCTCGAGTCGGCCGAGACGGTCCCCGAGGGCGCGGGATCGGGGGGAGCGGCCGGTTGACCCCGGGGCGCGTCCGCGCCCGGGGGCCGCAGCGCCCGCCGCCGTCGGCGCTCGTCGCTGTCAGCGTCGTGCGGCGGTCGCGACCCCGCGCAGCAGGCGGTCGACGTCGTCGCTGTCGTTGTAGGGGGCGATGCCGGCACGAACCGCGCCGTCGTCGCCGAGGCCGAGCCACCGCGAGGCCTCGATGGCGTAGAAGTGGCTGGCGGGGGCGTTGACCCCGACGTCGGCGAGGTCCTGGGCGATCTCCTGCGGCGAGCGTCCGGCGACCGTGAACGCGACCGTCGGGGTCCGCTGCGGCGCCGACCCGAGCAGGCGCACGCCGTCGATGTCGCGCAGCCCGGCCTCGAGGCGCTCGGCGAGGGCGGACTCGTGCGCCTCGAGCAGTGACATCGCCGTCAGCACCCGGGTGCGGCGCGGGCCGGTGTCCCCGGTGATCGAGGCCAGGAAGTCGACCGTGGCCGTCACGCCGGCCAGCAACTCGTAGGGCAGCGTGCCCAGCTCGAAGCGTTCGGGCACCGCGTCGGTGGAGGGCAGCAGCTTGTCGGGGTGCAGCTGCTCGAGCAGGGCCGGGTCACCGGCCATCACGCCCAGGTGCGGGCCGAGGAACTTGTACGGCGAGCAGCTGTAGAGGTCGGCCCCCAGCGCGGCGACGTCGACCGGCGCGTGCGGGGTGAGATGCACCCCGTCGACGTGCACCAGCGCGCCGACCTCGTGCGCCGCGGCCGCGATGGCGGCGACGTCGGGGCGGGTCCCGAGCAGGTTCGACGCGCCGGTGACCGCCACCAGCCGGGTGCGTGGCGAGAGCAGCCGCGTCACCGCCTCGACGGGCAGGTCGCCGGTGTCCCGGTCGAAGTCGGCCCAGCGGACCTCGGCGCCGACGGCTCCGGCGGCCACCACCCAGGGACGGATGTTCGCGTCGTGGTCGAGCCGGGTGACCACCACCTCGTCGCCGGCCTGCCAGGTGCGGGCCAGCGTGCGGGCGAAGTCGAACGCGAGCGCCGTCATGGACCGACCGAAGACGACGCCACGTGGATCCACGCCGAGCAGGTCCGCCATCGCCTGTCGGGCGTCGAGCACGATCCGTTCGGCGCGGCGCTCGGCGAGCGTGCGATGGCCGCGGTTGGCCACCGCGGCCATCAGGGTGGCGGCCACGGCGTCGGCGACGGGACGCGCCACCTGCGAGCCACCGGGGCCGTCGAAGTGGGCGGCGCCCTCGGCGAGCGCCGGGAACTGGGCACGGACAGCGGCGAGGTCGTAGTTCATGGCGGGCAGTGAAGCAGCCGACACGGGGGGGACGGCTACCCGGACGGGCGGGCACGCGAGCGACGGCGACGGCCAGCGGCGTGAGCCGCTGGCCGTGATCCGTGATGCCGGTGGGAAGACGTGGTGCCGGTGGGTCTAGCGCAGGGCGAGGCCGGTCTCGGGGTCGAAGAAGTGGAGCCGTTCGGTACGGAAACCGACGTCGATACGGGTCCCGGACTTGGGCGGGTTCCCGGGCTCGAACCGGGCGGTGAAGGTCTGTCCACCCGAGGCGGCCTGCCGCTTGAGCTCCTCGAACGCCTCGTCGTCGTCGATCGCTTCCTTCATGTCATCGGTCACGATCGGCGGCGTGTCGGTCCGGAAGTGGACCAGCATCTCCGCCCCGAGCATCTCGACCAGCGTGACCTCCCGGTCCCGCCAGATCTGCTCGGGCGCGACCTCGTCCACCGGCGCGAAGTGCTCCGGACGCATCCCGATCGCGACCGGCCCACCATCCCGCTGCGCCGCACCCGGATACCGGTCCAACGCCGCATCGGGCACCAACAACCGGGTCTGACCCCGATCGAGCTCGATCCAGACCCGACCGTCGGCCTTGACCAACGTGGCCTGCGCGATGTTCATCGACGGCGAACCGATGAACCCGGCCACGAACAGGTTCTTGGGCTCGTTGTACAACGTCTGGGGCGAGTCGGCCTGCTGGAGCTTGCCGCGCATCAACACCGCGACCCGGTCCCCCATCGTCATCGCCTCGATCTGGTCGTGGGTGACATACACCGTGGTCACCCCCAACCGGTTCTGCAACGCCGCGATCTCCGCACGCATCTGCACCCGCAACTTCGCGTCCAGGTTCGACAACGGCTCGTCCATCAAGAACGCCTGCGGCGAGCGCACGATCGCCCGGCCCATCGCGACCCGCTGCCGCTGCCCACCCGAGAGCGCCTTGGGCTTGCGGTGCAGGTACTCGGTCAACCCCAGGATGTCCGCCGCGTCGTTGACCCGCCGGTCGATCTCCTCCTTGGGCGTCTTGGCCAACTTGAGCGCGAACCCCATGTTGTCCGCGACCGACATGTGCGGATACAGCGCATAGGACTGGAACACCATCGCGATGTCGCGCTCCTTGGGCGACAGATCGTTGACGACCTGATCACCGATGTAGAGCTTGCCGCCCGAGATCTCCTCGAGCCCCGCGACCATCCGCAACGCGGTCGACTTCCCACACCCCGACGGCCCCACCAGGATCACGAACTCGCCGTCCTCGATCTGCAACGACAGATCGAAGATCGCCTGGGTCCCGTCCGGATACACCTTCTGGACATCCTCGAACACCACGCCCGCCATCTGCGGCTCCTCCCTCGTCCGGTGTCGGTTGCACCGATCGTACGGAAGGAAGGGCCGGGAAGGGCGAGGTCGTCGCCGGGCGGCTCGGAGGGGAACCCGGACGGTAGGCTCCGCGCCGTCGATCCCCGTCCTCTCCCGCCGGAGCGCCCCATGCCCCGCGTCGCCGTCGACGTCCTGCTCAAGCGCGAGATCCTCGACCCCCAGGGCCGTGCGGTGGAACGGGCCCTGCCCGGGCTCGGCTACGACGGGGTCAGCGAGGTCCGTGTCGGCAAGCACCTCGAGCTCGAGGTCGACGCCGAGGGTGACGAGCTCGCGGACCGGGTGCGACGCATGTGTGCCGACTTCCTCACCAACCCGGTGATCGAGTCCTACACCTGGCGGGTCATCGGCGACGACGAGCGCGCGGACGCGTGAGCCCGATCGGGTCCGCCTCGTGAGCGACGAGCGCCGCGGCGCGTCCTCCTCGTTGCCGCCGCTGCGCGACGACGGCCTGCCCACGCTGCCGACCGGTGAGCCGGTCCTGCACCGCTGGTTCGTGATCGCCATGCTGCTGCTGGTGCCGATCGCCATCGGCGTCACGATCTGGGCCGCCAGCACGACCTTCGGCCGCGAGGAGCTGTCCGCCGCCGAGCGGCGTCCACCCGGTGGCGCCGAGGTCACGGTCGAGCGCGGCGACGCCCAGCTCAGTCCCACCGACGAGGTGGAGCAGGGGCCGGCGTGCTTCCAGGGCGGGCAGATCATCGGTGACGCCGGATCCCGTGCCGCCGCGCGGGTCGCGATGCAGGGTGCCTGCGCGTTGCTGGCCGGCGGGGGCTACGAGCCGGCACTCGACGGGCTGCGCGCGTGGGCCCGCAGCGACGGGCGCGTGCGCATCGCGGTCTTCGAGCTCTCCGGTGTCGAGTCGAGCGCCCGGCTGGAGGGTGACCGGCTGGTGATCGAGCTCAACGCCATCTTCCAGTTCGAGGACGCGACCGCGGCGGCGCCGGCGCTGATCCACCAGCTGGTCCTGCTCGGCACCCCCGGGTTCCCCGGCGAGCCGATCCCCGCGGCCCGGGAGCTCGAGGCCGCCCGGCTGCAGCAGCAGGCCTGCGGCGAGCTTCCCGAGGAGCTGCGCCCCCGCGGTTGTGACGACGTCGACGAACTGCTCGCCGCGCCCGACCCGCTGGCCGAGCTCGTCGAGGCCGGCTGGCCGCGCTGAGGAGCCCGCGGGGGCGCGCGGTACCTTTCCGACCGACCGATGGTGGCAGGAGACGCGGATGCGCGTGGGTGTGGTGACCTTCCCCGGATCGTTGGACGACCAGGACGCGGTCCGGGCCGTCGAGCGGTGCGGCGGCGAGGGCGTCGCCCTGTGGCACGACGACGCCGACACCAAGGGCGTCGACGCCGTCGTCCTGCCGGGCGGGTTCAGCTACGGCGACTACCTGCGCACCGGTGCCGTCGCGCACCGGGCACCGGTGATGCGTGCCGTGGCCGACTTCGCGGCCGACGGTGGCCCGGTGCTCGGCATCTGCAACGGCTTCCAGGTCCTGTGCGAGGCCGGCCTGCTGCCCGGGGCCCTGCTGCGCAACGAGCGTCTGCGCTTCGTCTGCAAGGACGTGCCGCTGGTCGTCGAGGCCGCTGACACCCGCTGGACCGCGGACTACGCGGCGGGGGAGGTGCTGGTGGTCCCCGCCAAGCACGGCGAGGGCCGCTACTACGCCGACGAGGTCACGCTCGACCGCCTCGAGGACGAGGGCCGGGTGGTGGTGCGCTACGCCAACGGTCGGAATCCCAACGGCTCGCTGCGTGACATCGCCGGGGTCACCAACGAGGGGCGCAACGTCGTCGGCGTGATGCCGCACCCCGAACATGCCGTCGACCCCACGCTCATCGGCGGCGCCGACGGACAGGGGTTCTTCCGCAGCGTGCTGGAAGGCCGCGCGGCACCGGCGTGACGCGTCGACCGGTCCCCGCACCGCGCTGACACCTGCCGGCGTGGCACCTGCCGGCGTGGTACCGACGGCCGCCCGCCGTGCGCGGACGCACGGACGGTCCGCCGACCGGCGCCGCTGCAGGAGACTGACCGCGTCGTCGACCGGTAGGAACGCTCGTGCCCAGGTGGATCGCCGCGACCGTGGCGAGGATCGTCGTCGCGTTCGCGAACACGGTGCTGGGGCGCCGGCTGCTGCGCGGCGTCCTCACCCGCCGACTGTCGCGCTGAGTCGCACGACCCGAGCTCGTCCGGGCGCCGCGACCGGGAGCCGATCCTGCCCGCCGCACTGTCCGGACGGGCGCGGTGGCCGTGCCGGCGTGTGCCAGCCTGTCGGCCCGTCAGCTCACGACACCGGAGGAACGTCGCGCATGGGTGGAGACGACGCGTCGAAGGACCTCGACGCCCTGCTCGAGGAGGTCGCCGAGATCGCCCGGCCCAAGGCCAGCGAGGGCGAGCTCGCCGACTACATCCCGGAACTGCGCGAAGAGGATCCGGACAGCTTCGGGCTCGCCGTCGTCGACCTCGACGGCACCGAGCACGTCGTCGGGGACGTCGACCGGCCGTTCGCCATCCAGTCCGTCTCGAAGGTCTTCTCCCTGGTGCTCGCCATGCAGAAGGCCGACGCCGCCGACGGGGTGCGCAAGGAGCTGTGGGGCCGCGTCGGCGTCGAGCCCTCCGGCGACCCGTTCAACTCGCTGGTCCAGCTCGAGCACGAGAAGGGCATCCCGCGCAATCCGATGATCAACGCCGGCGCCCTGGTCGTCGACGACGTGCTGCTCGACCACTGCACCGACCACCACGAGGAGATGCAGGCGCTGGTCAGCGAGCTCGCCGGTGAGGAGGTCACCGTCGACGAGCGCATCGCCAGCTCCGAGGAGGGCACCAGCGGCCGCAACCGCGCGATGGCGTACCTCATGCAGTCGTTCGGGAACCTGCACCACCCCGTCGACGACGTGATCAAGGCCTACGCCCACCAGTGCGCCGTGAAGATGACCGCGCGTCAGCTGGCCCGTGCCAGCCGTTTCCTCGCCAACGACGGCGTGGACCCCGCCACCGGCCGCCAGATCCTCCGACCGCCGTTGGCCCGGCGCGTCAACGCCCTCATGCTCACCTGCGGCACCTACGACGCGGCGGGGGAGTTCGCCTTCGACGTGGGCATCCCGTGCAAGTCCGGCGTCGCCGGCGCCATCATGGGGGTGGTGCCGGACCGGTACGGCGTCACGGTGTGGTCGCCGCCGCTGGACCAGGCCGGCAACTCCCGAGCGGGCAAGGCCGCCCTCCACGAGCTCACCGACCGCCTCGACCTGTCGGTGTTCTGAGCGGGGCCCCTTCAGGCGCGGGGGACGTCGCCGAGGCCGCCGTTGGCCGCGGCGTCGCGGCGCCTCTGCGCCCGCAGGTACCCCCACAGGCCGAAGTGGGCCAGGATGCCGGCGAACAGCACCGCCGCAGGGACCCACTGCCCGTCGAAGGCGAGCAGCAGCGCGGCCACGAAGGCGCAGCCGACGAGGATGGCACGCAGGGTGTTGAGCGCGTCCATGTGCGGTCTCGATCACGTCCGAGGGTGGGACCGCGAGGGTATCCGCGCCCGGCAGTAGGCTCCTGCGCGCCCGCCGACCGCACCTGCGACCAAGGCGCCGCCGTGCCCGAGACCCGCTCCTTCCCCGCGGACGAGACACTCTCGCCCGACCGTGCCCGCGAGCTCGGTCACGAACTCGGTCTGCGGGGTGACGAGTACGACCGCATCGCGGAGACGCTCGGACGCACCCCCACCGTGTCGGAGCTCGGCATGTACTCGGTGATGTGGTCCGAGCACTGCTCCTACAAGTCGTCCAAGGTGCACCTCAGGACGCTGCCCACCGACGGGCCGCACGTGCTCGTCGGGCCGGGGGAGAACGCCGGTGTGGTCGACGTCGGCGACGGCCTGGCGGTCACCTTCAAGATCGAGTCGCACAACCATCCGAGCTACGTCGAGCCCTATCAGGGAGCGGCCACCGGCGTCGGCGGGATCCTGCGTGACATCTTCACCATGGGCGCCCGCCCGATCGCCGTGATGGACCCGCTGCGGTTCGGCGACCCCGGCGGCTGGACCGACGGTGCCGGGCGGCAACGCCCCGTCGACCTGTTCCAGCGCCACCTCGTCGACGGCGTGGTGCGCGGCGTGGGCGGCTACGGCAACTGCGTCGGCGTGCCCAACATCGGCGGCGAGACGGTCTTCGACGACACCTACGCCGGCAACCCGCTGGTGAACGTGCTCGCGATCGGGGTGCTGCGCCGCGACCGGCTCCAGCTCGCCCGCGCGGAACAGGCCGGCGACGTCGCGGTGCTGCTCGGGTCCGCCACCGGCCGTGACGGCATCGGTGGGGCCAGCGTGCTCGCCAGCCAGGAGTTCGACGACGCGCTCGACGACAAGCGACCCAACGTGCAGGTCGGTGACCCGTTCGCGGAGAAGCTGCTGATCGAGTGCTGCCTCGAGCTCTACGAGCGCGACCTGATCTCCGGCATCCAGGACATGGGCGCCGCCGGCATCGCCTGCTCGACCGCGGAGCTGGCCTCCAAGGCGTCGATGGGCATGGACGTCGACCTCGACGCCGTCCACCTGCGCGAGCCGTCGATGGCGTCGTGGGAGATCCTGTGCTCCGAGTCGCAGGAGCGGATGCTCGCCCTGGTCTCGCCCGAGCTGGTCGACGAGGTGCTGGCCATCGCGCAGAAGTGGGGCGTGCCCGCGTCGGTCATCGGCGAGGTGGTCGAGGGCGACGCGCTGGTGCTCACGCGCGGCGGCGAGGTGGTCGCCGACCTGCCGGCCCGCTCGCTCGCCGACGAGGGGCCGACCTACGAGCGGCCCATGGCGCGTCCCGACTGGCTCGACGACTACGCCGCGGTCGACGCCGAGTCGGTGACCCTGCCCGACGACCTCGACGCGTTCGCGCTCGCCTTCCTCGCCTCGCCCAACGTCGCCTCGAAGCGGTGGCTGTTCGAGCAGTACGACCAGCACGTGCTGTCCGGCACCGTCCTGGGGCCCGGCATGGCCGACGCCGGGGTGGTGCGCCTGCCCGGCAGCCGCAAGGCCGTCGCGTGCGCGACCGACGGCAACGGTCGCTGGTGCGAGCTCGACCCGCGCGAGGGCACCCGCCGCATCGTCGCCGAGGCGTTCCGCAACGTGGCCTGCACCGGCGCCCGGCCGCTGGGCACCACCAACTGCCTCAACTTCGGCAACCCGGAACGACCGGAGATCATGTGGCAGCTCGCCGAGGCGATCGCCGGCATGGGCGAGGCCTGTGAGGCGCTCGGCATCCCGGTCACCGGCGGCAACGTGTCGCTGTACAACGAGACCCGCGGGTCGGCCATCCACCCGACCCCGGTCGTCGGCGTGCTCGGGGTGATCGAGGACGCCGAGGACGCGGTCGGCCTGGCCTTCGAGGACGAGGGCGACATCGTGTTCCTGCTCGGCGGACCGATCGAGCCCGGCCTGGCCGGCAGCGAGCTGCAGCGCTACCTCGACCTGCCGTTGGGCGGCCGGCTCGCCCCGGTCGACCTCGAGCGCGAGGCCGCCATCGGCGAGGTGCTGCAACTGGCGGCACGGGACGGGCTGCTGCAGACGGCCTCCGACGTCGCGGCCGGCGGTCTGCTGGTGACGCTGGCGGAGTCGTGCGTGGCGGGTGCGGTCGGCGTCGACGTCGCGGTCGCGTCCGACCTCGATCCGGCGCAGGTGCTGTTCAGCGAGGCGCCCGGCCGGGTGGTCGTCACCGTCGCGAGCATCAACGTGCGCGCGTTCGCCCAGCTGTGTGCCGACGCCGAGGTGCCGCTGACCGACATCGGCACCGTCGGCGGTGAGCGCCTGGCGGTCCGCGGCCTGGTCGAGCTGTCCCTCGACGACCTCGAGCACGCCTGTCTGCACGGCCTCGGGGACCTGCTCGACTGACCGTGGGACTTGGCGTCCGGACCGGCGGGTCGACCGGCGGCTGCACGCATCCGGCCCCGCGCCGTCCCCCGGGGCCCTAGCATCCGTCGATCGGCCGGCGCGTGGAGCCGGCCGTCACCGGAGGGAGAACCGGATGATGGGACGTTCGATGCGCGTGCCCGCAGGTGGCACGCACCGCCGGAGCCGAGCGGCGTCCGGCCTGGTCGCGCTGCTGGCGCTGCTGGCGCTGCTGGCCGGAGGGGTCGCCGAGGCGGCACCGGGCCGCGGGCCGGCGGCCGCAGCCGGTGGCCGCGGCGCACCGGCGCAGGCCGACCAGCCACAGGGAGGTCCGCCGGTCACCGTGATGACCCGCAACCTCTACCTCGGCGCGGAGCTGGGGCCGCTGTTCGCGGCCGCCGACCAGCAACAGCTCGTCGCGGCGGCCAGTCAGGTGTGGGCCAACGTGCTGGCCTCCGACTTCCCGGCCCGTGCGACGGTGCTGGCCGAGGAGGTGGCGCGCGAGCGTCCACTGCTGCTCGGGCTGCAGGAGGTGAGCCGCTTCACCGCCGTCGGCGCCGCCGGCACGATCGACATCGACTTCCTCGCGTTGTTCCTCGACGCGCTGGCCGACCGTGGCCTGCACTACGAGGTGGCCTCGGTCTCGCCCGCGTTCGAAGGCACGCTGCCCGCGATCGATCCGACCCTGGGGTTCGTGCAGGCGACGCTGTTCGACCGGGACGTGATCCTGGCCCGCGCCGACGTCCCGCCGGCACAGTTGACGGTGCTGCGCGAGGACCACGGCCTGTTCGACGCCGGT
Coding sequences:
- a CDS encoding cysteine desulfurase-like protein; translation: MNYDLAAVRAQFPALAEGAAHFDGPGGSQVARPVADAVAATLMAAVANRGHRTLAERRAERIVLDARQAMADLLGVDPRGVVFGRSMTALAFDFARTLARTWQAGDEVVVTRLDHDANIRPWVVAAGAVGAEVRWADFDRDTGDLPVEAVTRLLSPRTRLVAVTGASNLLGTRPDVAAIAAAAHEVGALVHVDGVHLTPHAPVDVAALGADLYSCSPYKFLGPHLGVMAGDPALLEQLHPDKLLPSTDAVPERFELGTLPYELLAGVTATVDFLASITGDTGPRRTRVLTAMSLLEAHESALAERLEAGLRDIDGVRLLGSAPQRTPTVAFTVAGRSPQEIAQDLADVGVNAPASHFYAIEASRWLGLGDDGAVRAGIAPYNDSDDVDRLLRGVATAARR
- the purS gene encoding phosphoribosylformylglycinamidine synthase subunit PurS, which produces MPRVAVDVLLKREILDPQGRAVERALPGLGYDGVSEVRVGKHLELEVDAEGDELADRVRRMCADFLTNPVIESYTWRVIGDDERADA
- the purL gene encoding phosphoribosylformylglycinamidine synthase subunit PurL, with amino-acid sequence MPETRSFPADETLSPDRARELGHELGLRGDEYDRIAETLGRTPTVSELGMYSVMWSEHCSYKSSKVHLRTLPTDGPHVLVGPGENAGVVDVGDGLAVTFKIESHNHPSYVEPYQGAATGVGGILRDIFTMGARPIAVMDPLRFGDPGGWTDGAGRQRPVDLFQRHLVDGVVRGVGGYGNCVGVPNIGGETVFDDTYAGNPLVNVLAIGVLRRDRLQLARAEQAGDVAVLLGSATGRDGIGGASVLASQEFDDALDDKRPNVQVGDPFAEKLLIECCLELYERDLISGIQDMGAAGIACSTAELASKASMGMDVDLDAVHLREPSMASWEILCSESQERMLALVSPELVDEVLAIAQKWGVPASVIGEVVEGDALVLTRGGEVVADLPARSLADEGPTYERPMARPDWLDDYAAVDAESVTLPDDLDAFALAFLASPNVASKRWLFEQYDQHVLSGTVLGPGMADAGVVRLPGSRKAVACATDGNGRWCELDPREGTRRIVAEAFRNVACTGARPLGTTNCLNFGNPERPEIMWQLAEAIAGMGEACEALGIPVTGGNVSLYNETRGSAIHPTPVVGVLGVIEDAEDAVGLAFEDEGDIVFLLGGPIEPGLAGSELQRYLDLPLGGRLAPVDLEREAAIGEVLQLAARDGLLQTASDVAAGGLLVTLAESCVAGAVGVDVAVASDLDPAQVLFSEAPGRVVVTVASINVRAFAQLCADAEVPLTDIGTVGGERLAVRGLVELSLDDLEHACLHGLGDLLD
- a CDS encoding ABC transporter ATP-binding protein, translating into MAGVVFEDVQKVYPDGTQAIFDLSLQIEDGEFVILVGPSGCGKSTALRMVAGLEEISGGKLYIGDQVVNDLSPKERDIAMVFQSYALYPHMSVADNMGFALKLAKTPKEEIDRRVNDAADILGLTEYLHRKPKALSGGQRQRVAMGRAIVRSPQAFLMDEPLSNLDAKLRVQMRAEIAALQNRLGVTTVYVTHDQIEAMTMGDRVAVLMRGKLQQADSPQTLYNEPKNLFVAGFIGSPSMNIAQATLVKADGRVWIELDRGQTRLLVPDAALDRYPGAAQRDGGPVAIGMRPEHFAPVDEVAPEQIWRDREVTLVEMLGAEMLVHFRTDTPPIVTDDMKEAIDDDEAFEELKRQAASGGQTFTARFEPGNPPKSGTRIDVGFRTERLHFFDPETGLALR
- a CDS encoding endonuclease/exonuclease/phosphatase family protein, encoding MMGRSMRVPAGGTHRRSRAASGLVALLALLALLAGGVAEAAPGRGPAAAAGGRGAPAQADQPQGGPPVTVMTRNLYLGAELGPLFAAADQQQLVAAASQVWANVLASDFPARATVLAEEVARERPLLLGLQEVSRFTAVGAAGTIDIDFLALFLDALADRGLHYEVASVSPAFEGTLPAIDPTLGFVQATLFDRDVILARADVPPAQLTVLREDHGLFDAGLTLPLPGAGPGATLRIDRGWQYVDVRVRNREFRFVNTHFEAFDPGEVVRVQQARELLAGPLATDLPVVVVGDVNSDAVTGGLAYRVLTGTGGLTDAWSVARPGEPGLTCCLPGDLRGDTSTLRSRIDLVLVGDGVRVREAERVGLDPALRTPSGLWPSDHAGVVARVQITAR
- a CDS encoding RrF2 family transcriptional regulator — protein: MSVGLRARRRSPPAMKLTLGRRADYSVRAVLDLARHHGRGRRTARAIAAEMAVPATYLPALLAELVRAELVVSVAGRSGGYELARAPETISLLEVIEAVDEDPPRECVLRGGPCRWQDACAVHEPLGEAREALRASLAGATFAELVRRDRELESAETVPEGAGSGGAAG
- the purQ gene encoding phosphoribosylformylglycinamidine synthase subunit PurQ → MRVGVVTFPGSLDDQDAVRAVERCGGEGVALWHDDADTKGVDAVVLPGGFSYGDYLRTGAVAHRAPVMRAVADFAADGGPVLGICNGFQVLCEAGLLPGALLRNERLRFVCKDVPLVVEAADTRWTADYAAGEVLVVPAKHGEGRYYADEVTLDRLEDEGRVVVRYANGRNPNGSLRDIAGVTNEGRNVVGVMPHPEHAVDPTLIGGADGQGFFRSVLEGRAAPA
- a CDS encoding glutaminase, coding for MGGDDASKDLDALLEEVAEIARPKASEGELADYIPELREEDPDSFGLAVVDLDGTEHVVGDVDRPFAIQSVSKVFSLVLAMQKADAADGVRKELWGRVGVEPSGDPFNSLVQLEHEKGIPRNPMINAGALVVDDVLLDHCTDHHEEMQALVSELAGEEVTVDERIASSEEGTSGRNRAMAYLMQSFGNLHHPVDDVIKAYAHQCAVKMTARQLARASRFLANDGVDPATGRQILRPPLARRVNALMLTCGTYDAAGEFAFDVGIPCKSGVAGAIMGVVPDRYGVTVWSPPLDQAGNSRAGKAALHELTDRLDLSVF